Proteins encoded together in one Diabrotica undecimpunctata isolate CICGRU chromosome 3, icDiaUnde3, whole genome shotgun sequence window:
- the LOC140436282 gene encoding uncharacterized protein gives MRKVVVFFGVLVLAVLVQGHALKGEEEEELQLDQAVAASHHGHHHESGGGHEGHEHHHASHGGKGDKGYHSHHHHDKGGHGKHGKHHSAGHHAEKGGHHKSHHESGGHHSSHHAHGGHHKGGKFGEKKGHKKGQKTKGYHVKAHKDEYHKKHKFYDDAHKGGHHEKHGSHHGHHGSKAGHHKKGGSHKSGYHDDHFGKKGFGHKGHYDEDHKGYKGHGGHENHHSHHSDYGKKGGHEGHSSHGFSDKH, from the coding sequence ATGAGAAAAGTGGTGGTGTTTTTTGGTGTTTTAGTCCTAGCAGTGCTAGTGCAAGGGCATGCACTTAAgggcgaagaagaagaagaactgcaACTGGATCAAGCGGTAGCTGCTTCCCATCATGGTCATCATCACGAGTCAGGAGGTGGTCATGAAGGTCATGAGCATCATCATGCAAGTCACGGCGGTAAAGGAGATAAAGGATATCATAGCCATCATCACCACGATAAAGGAGGCCATGGTAAGCACGGCAAGCACCACTCAGCCGGACATCATGCTGAAAAAGGTGGTCACCATAAGTCGCATCACGAATCCGGAGGTCATCATTCCTCTCACCATGCCCACGGTGGTCATCACAAAGGCGGTAAATTCGGGGAGAAGAAAGGCCACAAAAAGGGACAGAAAACCAAGGGATACCACGTCAAAGCTCACAAGGACGAATACCACAAGAAACACAAGTTCTACGATGACGCCCACAAAGGAGGTCACCACGAAAAACACGGTAGCCACCATGGTCATCACGGATCCAAAGCCGGTCATCACAAGAAGGGAGGTTCCCACAAATCTGGTTACCATGACGATCATTTCGGTAAGAAAGGATTCGGCCACAAAGGACACTACGATGAAGACCACAAGGGATACAAGGGTCATGGAGGTCACGAAAATCATCACTCCCACCACTCAGACTATGGAAAGAAAGGCGGACACGAGGGACATTCTTCACACGGTTTCTCAGACAAACACTAG